One genomic segment of Chelonia mydas isolate rCheMyd1 chromosome 1, rCheMyd1.pri.v2, whole genome shotgun sequence includes these proteins:
- the LOC102943915 gene encoding solute carrier family 2, facilitated glucose transporter member 3-like → MAVAFMGISKIAGSLEALIVGCFLTGLFCGLNITLIPLYIQEMSPTRVRGAFSTMNQLSQTVGVFIGQIVSLENALGTSRWWPLMLSLSALPAILQYLTLPFCPESPRYFLINCHEDELAARELQRLRGTQDILEEIEEMKEEAANLKGTEDVTMLRLFIVPSYKQPILIALILTASTQLSGFNAVINYSTKIFRLAGVAHPTHTTMGIGAINILFTIFSHLVGPYVFLLFTGFLLMAVLYTYFQVPETRDRTFEEEAAEFRQADAILTSRF, encoded by the exons ATGGCGGTGGCATTCATGGGCATCTCCAAGATTGCAGGCTCCCTGGAGGCACTGATTGTGGGGTGCTTCCTCACTGGACTCTTCTGTGGACTCAACATCACCCTGATTCCCCTTTATATCCAAGAGATGTCCCCAACCAGGGTCCGTGGGGCCTTCTCCACCATGAACCAGCTGTCTCAGACAGTGGGCGTCTTCATTGGGCAG ATCGTGAGCCTGGAGAATGCATTGGGCACTAGCCGATGGTGGCCACTCATGCTGTCCTTGTCTGCCCTACCAGCCATCCTCCAGTACCTCACCCTCCCTTTTTGCCCTGAGAGCCCCCGTTACTTTCTCATCAATTGCCACGAAGATGAACTGGCTGCCAGAG AACTCCAGAGGCTCAGAGGTACCCAGGACATCTTGGAAGAGATTGAGGAGATGAAGGAAGAAGCAGCCAACCTTAAGGGAACAGAGGATGTCACCATGCTGAGACTATTCATTGTCCCCAGCTACAAGCAGCCCATCCTGATTGCTCTCATTCTTACTGCCAGCACCCAGCTGTCAGGGTTCAATGCT GTAATCAACTATTCCACAAAAATATTCCGGCTAGCTGGTGTTGCCCATCCCACACACACTACCATGGGAATTGGGGCCATTAACATCCTCTTCACAATATTCTCT CACCTGGTGGGCCCCTATGTCTTCCTGCTCTTCACAGGCTTCCTGCTGATGGCCGTTCTCTACACCTACTTCCAAGTGCCGGAGACCAGGGACCGCACCTTTGAAGAGGAGGCCGCCGAGTTCCGCCAGGCTGATGCCATCCTCACCAGCCGCTTTTAG
- the LOC102943691 gene encoding homeobox protein NANOG-like, which produces MDKQSILKDLSPASSSSGNFSHFTPDSATSPQTESSSPQPASKPQKNGKEREGGMKKAKIRTAFSKEQLQTLHQRFQSQKYLSPQQIRELAAVLGLTYKQVKTWFQNRRMKLKRCQKHNLWSERAQCLTQTGFQPSGYLEVHPKFHQSYPISAAGNIQAVGNPRQNYSAGQNPYAFIANEEGGVFGKGGATCSVQQTVGFIAQHKVDFYHGFPGTMEYTGAKTGDGYSFHHASATVAPFPGTAGHHLYHP; this is translated from the exons ATGGACAAGCAAAGCATCTTGAAAG ATCTCTCTCCTGCTTCCTCCAGCTCTGGGAATTTCAGCCACTTCACACCAGATTCGGCCACCAGCCCCCAGACAGAATCCTCGTCCCCCCAGCCAGCATCCAAGCCCCAGAAGAATGggaaggaaagagagggagggatgaAGAAGGCCAAGATCCGTACAGCCTTCTCCAAGGAGCAGCTGCAAACCCTGCATCAACGGTTCCAGAGCCAGAAATACCTCAGCCCCCAGCAGATCCGGGAACTGGCTGCAGTCCTGGGGCTCACTTACAAGCAG GTTAAGACCTGGTTCCAGAACCGAAGGATGAAGCTGAAGAGATGCCAGAAGCACAACTTGTGGTCGGAGCGGGCTCAGTGCCTCACTCAG actgggttccagcccagcggGTACCTGGAAGTGCACCCCAAATTCCACCAGAGCTATCCGATCAGCGCAGCTGGAAACATCCAAGCTGTGGGCAACCCCCGTCAGAACTACTCAGCAGGGCAGAACCCATATGCATTCATAGCCAATGAGGAGGGGGGGGTCTTCGGCAAAGGTGGGGCCACCTGTAGCGTCCAACAGACAGTGGGATTCATTGCCCAGCACAAAGTAGACTTTTATCATGGCTTCCCTGGGACCATGGAATACACTGGCGCAAAGACAGGAGATGGCTATAGCTTCCACCATGCCTCAGCCACTGTGGCACCGTTTCCGGGCACTGCTGGCCACCATCTGTACCACCCCTAA